In a single window of the Magnolia sinica isolate HGM2019 chromosome 7, MsV1, whole genome shotgun sequence genome:
- the LOC131251987 gene encoding calcineurin-binding protein 1-like, giving the protein MKHVHIKQASEENMEAAATLLRCTYNFYRESSCGTLPSGINLYTVPSHLTTEGPCQPSKDNVDYLDLSAPRKLLLWAYTLVHGHYSNILVVVKHCEENAKFARVEEPRVNRDVHRINSRQFPCQTVGNSIL; this is encoded by the exons ATGAAGCATGTCCATATCAAGCAAGCATCAGAAGAAAATATGGAGGCAGCTGCCACTTTACTGAGATGCACCTACAACTTTTACCGAGAGAGCTCATGTGGAACACTTCCATCAGGTATTAACCTGTATACTGTACCATCTCATTTAACAACAGAAGGACCATGCCAACCATCTAAGGACAATGTCGACTACCTTGATTTGAGTGCCCCGAGGAAGCTTCTCTTATGGGCATACACGCTGGTGCATGGTCATTACTCCAACATTCTAGTAGTTGTAAAGCATTGTGAAGAAAATGCGAAG TTTGCCAGAGTTGAAGAGCCCAGAGTTAACAGGGATGTGCACAGGATTAACAGTAGACAGTTCCCCTGCCAAACAGTAGGCAACAGCATCCTCTAG